One genomic window of Paenarthrobacter ureafaciens includes the following:
- a CDS encoding DUF3052 domain-containing protein: MSEADAATSVNVAERLGFKDGDLIQERGYDDDVDFDLRDDIEDFTGSELLDEDDHDVVDAVIFWWRDGDGDLVDALMDSLTTLKEGGVVWVLTPKSGRPNYVSPADIQDAAPTSGLHLTTSAGVSKDWSATRLVAKKNK; this comes from the coding sequence GTGAGCGAGGCCGACGCCGCCACATCGGTAAATGTGGCGGAAAGATTGGGTTTCAAAGATGGGGATCTGATTCAGGAACGCGGCTATGACGACGACGTCGACTTCGACTTGCGTGACGATATCGAGGATTTCACCGGATCAGAACTCTTGGATGAAGACGATCATGACGTCGTCGATGCCGTGATTTTCTGGTGGCGCGACGGCGACGGTGACCTGGTGGATGCCCTGATGGACTCGCTCACCACTTTGAAGGAGGGCGGAGTGGTTTGGGTCCTGACGCCCAAGTCCGGCCGTCCCAATTACGTCTCCCCGGCCGATATCCAGGATGCAGCGCCCACGTCCGGGCTCCACCTGACAACCTCGGCCGGAGTTTCCAAGGACTGGAGTGCCACCCGGCTCGTGGCAAAGAAGAACAAGTGA
- a CDS encoding peroxiredoxin, with protein MTEVRESLPATVPAAGEPAPDFELSNQYGEPIRLSDFRGRNVVLVFYPFAFSGICTGELCELRDNIGAFDDADAAVLAISVDSKFSLRAYAEKEGYGFDLLADFWPHGEVARQYGVFDEDSGMALRGTFIIDADGIVRYVVVNPRGQARDLEEYRAALSALAEQ; from the coding sequence GTGACGGAAGTACGCGAATCCCTCCCGGCGACTGTACCTGCGGCCGGGGAACCGGCGCCGGACTTCGAGTTGTCCAACCAATACGGCGAGCCCATCCGGTTGTCGGACTTCAGGGGCCGGAACGTGGTCCTGGTTTTCTATCCCTTTGCTTTCTCAGGAATCTGCACCGGTGAACTCTGTGAGCTCCGGGACAATATCGGGGCCTTTGACGACGCTGACGCTGCAGTGCTCGCCATCTCCGTGGACAGTAAGTTTTCCTTGCGCGCCTACGCCGAAAAAGAGGGCTACGGGTTTGATCTTCTGGCCGACTTCTGGCCCCACGGGGAAGTAGCCCGTCAGTATGGCGTTTTCGACGAAGACAGCGGGATGGCTCTTCGGGGAACGTTCATCATCGATGCAGATGGCATCGTCCGCTACGTGGTAGTCAACCCCCGGGGGCAAGCACGCGACCTCGAAGAATACCGTGCCGCGCTGTCTGCCTTGGCGGAGCAGTAG